A single region of the Micropterus dolomieu isolate WLL.071019.BEF.003 ecotype Adirondacks linkage group LG02, ASM2129224v1, whole genome shotgun sequence genome encodes:
- the LOC123984128 gene encoding tryptase-2-like — protein MAFCRLLAVLVLIYNTEGLLGAEVGSSIIGGDDAKESSWPWMVHLNMTSDGINRWRCGGTILNSQWVMTAANCLDEHLKPDFHRSMVWIGAHKLQKAAVKYVGILNYVKHPDYQALSRGYKNNIALIKLKKKITFSNKVTAVSLPTVDDTFGSFSECWITGWGTIGNEVPLPDPETLQELKIPLVPDSVCKEQYPEVNSDMLCAGDMAGGRDACKGDYGGPLVCRARGGFKQVGIMSYGSPDGCALPGRPGVYTRVSKYLDFIKYYIQQSEEASAEV, from the exons GTTTGCTTGGGGCTGAGGTGGGCAGCTCCATCATCGGTGGGGATGATGCCAAAGAAAGCAGCTGGCCGTGGATGGTCCACCTAAACATGACTTCTGATGGCATCAATAGGTGGCGCTGCGGCGGCACCATCCTCAACAGTCAATGGGTGATGACTGCTGCAAACTGCTTGGATGA ACACCTTAAGCCTGATTTTCATCGATCAATGGTTTGGATCGGCGCACACAAGCTGCAAAAGGCTGCTGTTAAGTATGTGGGTATACTTAATTACGTAAAACATCCTGACTACCAAGCCCTGTCCAGAGGCTATAAGAACAACATCGCCCTGATAAAGCTGAAGAAAAAGATTACATTCTCAAATAAAGTTACCGCAGTGAGTCTTCCCACCGTCGACGACACCTTCGGTTCTTTTTCTGAGTGTTGGATCACTGGCTGGGGGACCATTGGGAATGAGG TTCCACTGCCGGATCCGGAAACCCTTCAGGAGCTGAAGATTCCCCTTGTCCCTGATAGTGTATGTAAGGAACAGTATCCCGAGGTGAACTCTGACATGCTGTGTGCTGGAGACATGGCTGGAGGGAGGGATGCCTGCAAA GGGGATTACGGCGGCCCGCTGGTGTGTCGTGCACGCGGTGGCTTCAAGCAGGTTGGCATCATGAGTTATGGCAGTCCTGACGGTTGTGCTCTCCCAGGCCGTCCTGGCGTCTACACCAGAGTGTCCAAGTACCTGGATTTCATCAAGTACTACATCCAGCAGTCCGAGGAAGCCTCCGCTGAGGTCTAA
- the dus1l gene encoding tRNA-dihydrouridine(16/17) synthase [NAD(P)(+)]-like, translated as MAKLQGFEFWRKTLKGARFVVAPMVDQSELAWRLLSRRHGAQLCYTPMLHAQVFVRDGNYRRENLYNEVSEEDRPLITQFCANDPEVFLQAALLAQDYCDAIDLNLGCPQMIAKRGHYGVFLQDEWELLEKMVRLANEKLSVPITCKIRVFKEIEKTVHYAQMLEKAGCQLLTVHGRTKDQKGAMTGIASWEHIKAVRKAVNIPVFANGNIQHLSDVERCIQETGVQGVMSAEGNLHNPALFEGCSPPVWEMAEEYLEVVKQHPPCTLSYVRAHLFKLWHHTLQIHQDLREDLAKVKTLEGLADVSKQLRLRCQEEIAKGKDVEEKEGGLPFPHWICQPYVRPVPKEPVANGNSQGSEVKKTVCQKRALEDSDGTADTLSKNKQKKRSRNPNKNFCPEQKPKYIKCEQCGNPKGNKCVFNLCRGCCKKKSYKEVADCPSHGLRFKTKAEKQKAEEDERTESLSTETEKSSSTPQPLPDPSTELQEQSKTQPPL; from the exons ATGGCCAAGCTCCAGGGCTTTGAGTTCTGGAGGAAGACCCTGAAAGGAGCCCGCTTTGTGGTGGCACCCATGGTGGACCAGAGCGAGCTGGCCTGGCGACTGCTGAGCCGTCGCCACGGCGCTCAGCTGTGCTACACCCCCATGCTCCATGCTCAGGTGTTTGTTCGCGACGGCAATTACAGGAGAGAAAACCTCTACAATGAGGTGTCTGAAGAGGACCGACCTCTCATCACACAG ttttGTGCCAATGATCCAGAGGTGTTCCTTCAGGCGGCTCTGCTGGCCCAGGATTACTGCGATGCTATCGACCTCAACCTGGGCTGTCCGCAGATGATCGCTAAGAGAG GGCACTATGGAGTTTTCCTACAAGACGAATGGGAGCTGTTAGAGAAAATGG tcaGATTAGCCAATGAAAAGCTGTCGGTGCCCATCACATGTAAGATCCGTGTGTTCAAGGAGATCGAAAAGACGGTCCACTATGCCCAGATGCTGGAGAAAGCGGGATGTCAG CTGCTGACCGTGCATGGCAGAACCAAAGACCAGAAAGGAGCCATGACAGGGATCGCCAGCTGGGAGCACATCAAGGCAGTACG GAAGGCAGTAAATATTCCAGTGTTTGCAAATGGCAACATTCAGCACCTGAGTGATGTGGAGCGCTGCATTCAGGAGACAGGAGTGCAGGGAGTAATGAGTGCAG AGGGGAACCTCCACAACCCAGCACTGTTTGAGGGATGCAGCCCCCCAGTGTGGGAGATGGCTGAGGAATATCTAGAGGTGGTGAAGCAGCACCCCCCCTGCACTCTGTCCTACGTACGAGCCCACCTCTTCAAGCTCTGGCACCACAc gctaCAGATCCACCAGGACCTGAGGGAGGATCTTGCCAAGGTGAAGACTCTCGAGGGTTTGGCCGATGTCAGCAAACAGCTGAGGCTGCGCTGCCAG gaGGAGATAGCCAAAGGAAAGGATGTGGAAGAGAAGGAGGGCGGCCTGCCTTTCCCCCACTGGATCTGCCAGCCATATGTCAGACCTGT GCCAAAGGAGCCAGTTGCCAACGGTAACAGCCAGGGTTCAGAAGTAAAGAAGACGGTGTGTCAGAAGAGGGCACTGGAGGACTCGGACGGAACAGCTGACACTCTCTCcaaaaacaagcagaagaagagatCCCGAAATCCCAACAAGAACTTCTGTCCCGAGCAGAAAC CCAAGTACATAAAATGTGAACAATGTGGGAACCCAAAG GGAAATAAATGTGTCTTCAACCTGTGTCGAGGCTGCTGTAAGAAGAAGTCCTACAAGGAGGTGGCAGACTGTCCAA GCCACGGGCTGAGGTTCAAGACCaaggcagaaaaacagaaagctgAAGAGGACGAGAGGACGGAGAGCTTgtccacagagacagagaaaagcagcagcacCCCTCAGCCTCTCCCAGATCCAAGTACAGAGCTGCAGGAGCAGTCCAAGACACAGCCACCACTATGA